From the Glycine max cultivar Williams 82 chromosome 11, Glycine_max_v4.0, whole genome shotgun sequence genome, the window CTATTACACATCATTTAAGTGAATAATATAATTCGcccctcttctttcttcttcaaatatatataaaattgttttaatttaacttatttcaatgtgaataattttttaaccgtaaatagttataaaaagaacttttcagaaacaatttttttcctatGTTGGACTTAGTCAAGTTTGTTTTCATATGTCCAAAGAGATAATTGTTGGCAATTAAAACAGGATAAATCTgagttattttcaaatatatttaaaaataagatgaagaagaaatatatgaattgaaaaaaaaataaagatttgatGAACTTAATTTTCTAAAAGATGAGTCGATGGTTCTTATTTAAAGGAAGGAACTCTAGCGTGTTACTTTCACTCAATTTTATCTGCTTTATTCTATATTATTCCATTTCTCATAAGGTTGTTGAAAGAAGATATTAGACTCATTGTAGATATACGTAGAATTTTcacataattaaaagaaaatttgttaTTTCAAGAAGATATTTTTAggtatacaattttatttttttctctatttattattattgtagtatattttaaacataaaataaatctttttagGTATGTATTGTAGCTTTGTGGAACGAGTGAATCTGAAAAGTAAAAAACGCTTGAAAGAATTTTTAGGATAGACTGAAATTTGAAGAAAGGGCTCGTTAATCATGCCTTATTCTAATGCGAGTAATTCCAAGAGATAGGCAGCTAAACAGCTGAGCAAAAGTAGAagaaacttgaatttttttttttatttttactcttcCTATTCACGACTGAGTCCGACAGTATAACGGAGGGTATAGTGAGAAAGTTCCTATGGAATTTTAACACACttgattaatttataagaatttaatgatgatataaaataattgtatacCATTATTTAGTTATAAATCATTGTTGATatcattttttaactaattatcacaaaaatcaataattttattatatataatgaattgtgattaaatgatagcgtaaaaaaatttacactttaagtgtataatttattttttctcaatttataaTCATATCTATTAATGTCATGTTGACTAGtaagattaaaatattgtaTGCAAAGGATAACTCTTAGTCTATATCCTAATTGTTAGGgttgaattattaattaattttaattagaagaaccctcttttattatataattattattgggTCTATCATGTTAATGGTTATTATGCCGATATAGGATTATTGATAGATGTCCACtgctataaattttatattttagatgtGCATTCTTAATTTGgtataaaaagttatatttaaaatctcACATTGAGTAATAATAAagctaaaataatatatataagtaagctaaaatattattaaaacctATTATAGTGATTGTTGTCGAGCCTGTTAAGTCACATGTTATCAGACTCTCTTACGCTATTTATAAATGTCTAATCTTGTAAATTTTGTGATGGAGATATGTAGTTTTTGGCACGAGGGAGGTATATttagataataatttatttttgtataaattgccttaaaaaaaagttgtgtgTATACGTAAGAATTTAAGCCGTGTTCAATAATAAGTGTGCATGTCTCTGAAATAAAAATTCCGTGCATGTGTGTAGAGAAAGGGAGGGGGGAAGGTGGGAGAAATCAACCATCCAACACATTCGTCTTGCAGACAAATTATATGTTAAATGTCAGCATCACCGCCAACCCAATTATTgagtttgtttatttatttacatttccTTATATAATAAGTGTTGCGTTTTATGATGAAATCAAACAATGacaaatgggaaaaaaataacaaggcTACAAAAGAGACGAGACTATTAATTTAACACAAACAAAACAACGTAACGCGTCACTCAttcagcaaaaagaaaaaaaaaaactatattaaggTAAGATTTTCGGTAGAGTCTAGCGTATAATTAATCATGATAGAAATATCCCAGAAGGCTATTAGCTGAGAATCCGTGAACCagattttcttaatttgttaaaTAGCCTGGTTGAAGTTTGTTTGATTAATTAGGCTGTTACGTAGTTATTTGGAATCTGCAGACCGAGAAGCTCGCAGAGATTCAAAAGGCCGAAATTAAGATCTAGCagagaaaaattaaagttgATTTGAGGGATTAATTACAAAATCATGGGCAACTGCATGGAGACATACACTATAGGGGAGAAACAGCAGCagcaaaaagaagaagaagaaagaggatCATTATCAAATGAAGAGAAGAATGGTCTAAGCATGAAAGTTGTGCTGACAAAGGAGGAACTGAAATGGCTGATACTTGAACTGAACAAGAAAGGAGAAGCTGGAGGAGTGAGGTTGGAAGAAATGCTGGAAGAGATAGAAAGAGGCAGAGAAGAGAAGGTTGATCAGAATGAGAGGGGATGGAAGCCTTCTTTGGAGAGCATCTTGGAGGCTCCTGAATTGCTTGAGATGGACACCACATGATTAATGatcattttcttaattactacttttcatcttaattattttcatccCCTGTTTTGTAGTCTATAGACCTTTTTTGGAATGATCTACGTTTGTAAATCTTAAGGTGATCCAAGAGTAATGAGATAATCAGgtacattcaattttttttctccagtTTATTTAAGAGAATTCAAAAAAaccattttatgaaaataatgggTTATCAAATATGTGTAAAGTATCGATAATCTGCTATAAGTTTTATTCATTCTGATGCAACTTATATACATGAGCTAATGCTGCTGCTGCACAAGTTTgttacatcttttaatttcaaaaggAGCTAGCTTTACAAATCAGATAATGAATTTTCGAATTAAGCTAGTTGTACATATTAGATAAAATTAGCAACTGAAAAACCAAATTGATAATATCGTACCATGTTACAAAGATAAGACTAAAATAAAGGAGATTCAGCTATGAGATGCGAACGACACGAACTAaggatttttgtttataaattttactttttacacAACAAATTTCAAGATATATGTACTCgatgtattttcttttcaaacgagaatatatttttttacactagTTAATTTGTAGGAGAATTAAAGAGATTCTGcatttgtttcctttttaaaCTTACCTAAAAGAGCTGTGTTTTCTTCTCAAAGTCATTCCCATTGTGAAGTTATTGTGGGGGTAAAACAGACGGAAATTCCCAATTAATCGTCTTCATTTTCCTTTCTcgtcttccttcttttttctggaTAATTTTCTGGCTTTCTAGTTTAATGGCAGCTAGCCCAGttaggcatttttttttttttgtgggctAAGCAAAAGTATACTGCGACATTATCCTACTAGCCAACTGCTTTCATTCAT encodes:
- the LOC100527882 gene encoding uncharacterized protein LOC100527882, with the translated sequence MGNCMETYTIGEKQQQQKEEEERGSLSNEEKNGLSMKVVLTKEELKWLILELNKKGEAGGVRLEEMLEEIERGREEKVDQNERGWKPSLESILEAPELLEMDTT